The following coding sequences are from one Pelagovum sp. HNIBRBA483 window:
- a CDS encoding helix-turn-helix domain-containing protein codes for MQNDERSPIYTAAILSGPICGILGIGWNEVVARAGMIAPALADRAFLVTADEYLRLWNAIIDLSGQQDIPRLLGLRMAGGPAIPVLFALSTAPDFETGIERMTQFKSLFGPMQFLVSRSEREFTVRVASDVATAPLPATFSSPQIIYLHSQANALARDMIRPLRVRLPLPQDERERLEDVFGQIPEQGDAALTYSRADARVPFISDNPELWEATEADLQAQALIQSKGLPLSERVRAIMLEMFTITEPKIAHVCGRLKVSRSTLLRRLAEEGVTFQSLLDQTRKDLAIRYLVKSDLNNQQIAHLVGYRDPNAFQRAFRKWTGMTPQALRADGAQLGA; via the coding sequence ATGCAGAATGATGAGCGATCCCCGATCTATACAGCCGCCATCTTGTCGGGACCGATTTGCGGGATACTGGGGATCGGATGGAACGAGGTCGTGGCCCGTGCGGGCATGATTGCGCCTGCGCTCGCTGATCGGGCCTTTCTGGTGACAGCCGATGAATACCTGCGGCTCTGGAACGCGATCATTGATCTGTCAGGGCAGCAGGATATCCCTCGGTTGCTGGGGCTGCGGATGGCGGGCGGCCCTGCGATTCCCGTCCTTTTCGCGCTCTCGACTGCGCCGGATTTCGAGACTGGCATCGAGCGCATGACGCAATTCAAAAGCCTGTTCGGGCCAATGCAATTCCTCGTGTCGCGCAGCGAGCGGGAGTTCACCGTTCGCGTTGCCTCCGATGTGGCAACCGCCCCTTTGCCTGCAACTTTCAGCAGCCCGCAGATCATTTACCTGCATTCACAAGCGAATGCGCTGGCGCGTGATATGATCCGGCCGCTGCGGGTCCGCCTGCCGCTGCCACAGGACGAGCGGGAACGTCTGGAGGACGTCTTCGGCCAAATTCCCGAGCAGGGCGACGCTGCGCTGACCTATTCCCGCGCGGATGCGCGCGTGCCTTTCATCTCGGACAACCCCGAACTTTGGGAAGCCACCGAGGCCGACCTTCAGGCCCAAGCGCTGATCCAGTCCAAGGGCCTGCCCCTTTCGGAGCGGGTGCGGGCCATCATGCTGGAGATGTTCACGATCACCGAGCCCAAGATCGCCCATGTCTGCGGACGCTTGAAAGTCAGTCGGAGCACACTTCTGCGCCGTTTGGCAGAGGAGGGCGTTACGTTCCAATCGTTGCTAGACCAAACGAGAAAAGATCTGGCGATCCGCTATCTGGTCAAAAGCGACTTGAACAATCAGCAAATCGCTCACCTTGTCGGGTATCGCGATCCGAATGCGTTCCAGCGCGCGTTCCGGAAGTGGACGGGAATGACGCCGCAGGCATTGCGCGCAGATGGCGCGCAGTTGGGGGCATAA